The following proteins come from a genomic window of Achromobacter deleyi:
- a CDS encoding alpha-D-ribose 1-methylphosphonate 5-phosphate C-P-lyase PhnJ — MTTSHTPGAAVERDDHYNFAYLDESTKRMLRRALLKAVAIPGYQVPFGSREMPLPYGWGTGGIQVTASIIGPGDVLKVIDQGSDDTTNAINIRRFFGRVTGVATTESTRDASIVQTRHRIPETPLRADQIMVFQVPIPEPLRWLEPSETETRTMHALAEYGGMHVKLYEDIAQHGHIATTYDYPVIVNDRYMMRPSPIPKFDNPKLDNSPALMLFGAGREKRVYAVPPYTRVKSLDFEDHPFTVEKWSECCDLCGSRDSFLDEIILDDAGTRRFVCSDTEYCNNRQAEMAGKEATA; from the coding sequence ATGACGACTTCCCACACCCCCGGCGCCGCGGTCGAACGCGACGACCACTACAACTTCGCCTACCTCGACGAGTCGACCAAGCGCATGCTGCGCCGCGCGCTGCTCAAGGCGGTGGCGATTCCCGGCTACCAGGTGCCTTTCGGCAGCCGCGAGATGCCGTTGCCCTATGGCTGGGGCACGGGCGGCATCCAGGTGACGGCGTCGATCATCGGCCCGGGCGACGTGCTCAAGGTGATCGACCAGGGCTCGGACGACACCACCAACGCCATCAACATCCGCCGCTTCTTCGGCCGCGTGACCGGCGTGGCCACCACCGAATCGACCCGCGACGCCAGCATCGTGCAGACGCGCCACCGCATTCCGGAAACGCCGCTGCGGGCCGACCAGATCATGGTGTTCCAGGTGCCGATCCCCGAGCCGCTGCGCTGGCTCGAGCCGAGCGAGACCGAGACCCGCACCATGCACGCGCTGGCCGAGTACGGCGGCATGCACGTCAAGCTGTACGAGGACATCGCGCAGCACGGCCACATCGCCACCACCTACGACTATCCCGTGATCGTCAACGACCGCTACATGATGCGGCCGTCGCCGATCCCGAAGTTCGACAACCCCAAGCTCGACAACAGCCCGGCGCTGATGCTGTTCGGCGCCGGCCGCGAGAAGCGGGTCTATGCGGTGCCGCCGTACACCCGGGTCAAGAGCCTGGACTTCGAGGACCATCCCTTCACCGTGGAGAAGTGGTCGGAATGCTGCGACCTGTGCGGCTCGCGCGACAGCTTCCTGGACGAGATCATCCTGGACGACGCCGGCACCCGCCGCTTCGTCTGCTCCGATACCGAATACTGCAACAACCGCCAGGCCGAGATGGCCGGGAAAGAGGCCACCGCATGA
- a CDS encoding ABC transporter permease — MKKIAKFLANRVVKSVLVLLMIALFNFFLVRAAPGDPAVILAGQSGAVDAEFIAKLRQEFGLDKPIPVQLGHYLKNVATFDLGYSYRQQAPVASLILQHLPATLLLTLSAFAFALLAGVSLGTQAALRVGKWGDTVITTLSMLAYATPLFWVGLMLVLLFSVNLEWLPAFGYESVGANLTGLARVADVARHLLLPALTLGMFYMAVYARLTRASILEISQLDFVKTARAKGLSERTVIVRHVLRNALLPVITYAGIQAGGLIGGSLLVETVFAWPGIGRLAFDALIQRDYSVLLGVFFMASLIVVVVNLVTDILYTVADPRIELK; from the coding sequence ATGAAGAAGATCGCCAAGTTCCTGGCGAACCGGGTGGTCAAGAGCGTCCTGGTTCTGCTGATGATCGCGCTCTTCAACTTCTTCCTGGTGCGGGCCGCGCCAGGCGATCCGGCCGTGATCCTGGCGGGCCAGTCGGGCGCGGTGGACGCCGAGTTCATCGCCAAGCTGCGCCAGGAATTCGGCCTGGACAAGCCGATCCCGGTGCAGCTGGGCCACTATCTGAAGAATGTCGCCACGTTCGACTTGGGGTATTCCTATCGCCAGCAGGCGCCGGTGGCGAGCCTGATCCTGCAGCACCTGCCCGCGACCTTGCTGTTGACCCTGTCGGCTTTCGCCTTCGCGCTGCTGGCGGGCGTCAGCCTGGGCACCCAGGCCGCGCTGCGGGTGGGGAAGTGGGGCGATACCGTCATCACGACCCTGTCGATGCTGGCCTACGCGACGCCGCTGTTCTGGGTCGGGTTGATGCTGGTGCTGCTGTTTTCGGTGAACCTGGAATGGCTGCCCGCGTTCGGCTATGAAAGCGTCGGCGCCAACCTGACCGGCCTGGCCCGCGTGGCCGACGTGGCCAGGCACTTGTTGTTGCCGGCGTTGACCCTGGGCATGTTCTACATGGCCGTCTACGCCCGGCTGACGCGCGCCTCCATCCTGGAAATCAGCCAGCTGGATTTCGTCAAGACGGCTCGCGCCAAGGGCTTGTCCGAGCGCACGGTGATCGTGCGCCACGTGCTGCGCAATGCGCTACTGCCCGTCATCACTTATGCCGGCATCCAGGCCGGGGGACTGATTGGCGGGTCGCTGCTGGTGGAGACCGTGTTCGCCTGGCCCGGCATCGGCCGGCTGGCGTTCGACGCCTTGATCCAGCGTGACTACAGCGTGCTGCTCGGCGTGTTCTTCATGGCCTCCCTGATCGTGGTCGTGGTCAACCTCGTCACCGACATCCTGTACACGGTGGCGGACCCCAGGATCGAACTCAAATGA
- a CDS encoding IclR family transcriptional regulator has protein sequence MATTETRFNQSLAKGFGILEAFSSHPGPLSLNELTELSGLDRSSTQRMLHTLVALGYLERGSNQRGYVLGKKILDRTFDFLRGHPLLERATPILEQLQQECGERVDLSLFDDLTIVYALRRQTKRQTFYATLVGRRMPTFSSSGGRAVMSHLTDAEVDDILARSDLRPLTPKTITDPERIRERVREARVQGYALCMEESMVGEIVLASAVVDHSGRPLAAIHISGLLAEWTLESFSQRFSSLAVSAARALSGRPNRS, from the coding sequence ATGGCCACAACCGAGACCCGGTTCAACCAATCCCTGGCGAAAGGCTTTGGCATCCTCGAGGCTTTTTCCAGCCACCCCGGTCCGCTCAGCCTGAACGAGCTGACGGAATTGTCGGGACTGGACCGCAGCTCGACCCAGCGCATGTTGCATACGCTGGTGGCGCTGGGCTACCTCGAACGCGGTAGCAACCAGCGCGGCTACGTGCTGGGCAAAAAGATCCTGGACCGGACTTTCGACTTCCTGCGCGGCCATCCGCTGCTGGAGCGCGCCACGCCCATCCTGGAACAACTGCAGCAGGAGTGCGGCGAGCGGGTCGACCTGAGCCTGTTCGATGACCTGACCATCGTTTACGCGCTGCGCCGCCAGACCAAGCGCCAGACCTTCTACGCCACCTTGGTGGGCCGGCGCATGCCCACCTTCTCGTCCTCCGGCGGCCGGGCAGTCATGTCGCACCTGACCGACGCCGAGGTCGATGACATACTGGCGCGCAGCGACCTGCGGCCGCTGACCCCCAAGACCATTACCGATCCCGAGCGGATCCGCGAGCGCGTGCGCGAGGCGCGGGTACAGGGGTACGCCCTCTGCATGGAAGAAAGCATGGTGGGCGAGATCGTGCTGGCCAGCGCCGTAGTCGACCACAGCGGCCGCCCGCTGGCCGCCATCCACATTTCCGGCCTGTTGGCGGAATGGACGCTGGAGTCCTTTTCCCAGCGCTTCAGTTCGCTGGCGGTATCGGCCGCGCGCGCCCTCAGTGGGCGCCCCAACCGCTCCTGA
- the phnK gene encoding phosphonate C-P lyase system protein PhnK translates to MNAQPLLSVRDMTRTWDGVHGCRNVSFDLFPGEVLCVVGESGSGKSTLLSAVSYQTQPDAGSVWYDTRDQGFTDLAALSGARLRLLARTDWGFVRQNARDGLRMQVSAGANIAERLMAVGDRHYGELRQAAGSWLQKMEIDVGRLDDAPASFSGGMQQRLQIARNLVTHPRLVFMDEPTASLDVSVQARLLDLLRQLVTDLGLAAIVVTHDLAVARLLAHRTLVMRGGEVVESGLTDQILDDPQHPYTQLLVSSILQS, encoded by the coding sequence ATGAACGCCCAACCTTTGCTTTCCGTGCGCGACATGACGCGCACCTGGGACGGCGTGCACGGTTGCCGCAACGTCAGTTTCGACCTGTTCCCCGGCGAAGTGCTGTGCGTGGTGGGCGAATCCGGTTCCGGCAAGAGCACGCTGCTGTCGGCCGTGTCGTACCAGACCCAGCCCGACGCCGGCAGTGTCTGGTACGACACCCGCGACCAGGGCTTCACCGACCTGGCCGCGCTGTCCGGCGCGCGCCTGCGGCTGCTGGCCCGCACCGACTGGGGCTTCGTGCGCCAGAACGCCCGCGACGGCCTGCGCATGCAGGTCAGCGCCGGCGCCAACATCGCCGAGCGCCTGATGGCGGTGGGCGACCGCCACTACGGCGAGTTGCGCCAGGCCGCGGGCAGCTGGCTGCAGAAGATGGAGATCGACGTCGGCCGCCTGGATGACGCGCCGGCCTCGTTCTCCGGCGGCATGCAGCAGCGCCTGCAGATCGCCCGCAACCTGGTGACCCATCCGCGCCTGGTGTTCATGGACGAGCCGACCGCGTCGCTGGACGTGTCGGTGCAGGCCCGCCTGCTGGACCTGCTGCGCCAGCTGGTAACCGACCTGGGCCTGGCCGCGATCGTGGTGACCCACGACCTGGCGGTGGCGCGCCTGCTGGCCCACCGCACCCTGGTGATGCGCGGCGGCGAGGTGGTCGAAAGCGGCCTGACCGACCAGATCCTCGACGACCCGCAGCATCCCTACACCCAGTTGCTGGTGTCTTCCATTTTGCAGAGCTGA
- a CDS encoding ABC transporter substrate-binding protein, which produces MTFFFARRVLARCALAAASLLPFAASPSHAAETPQYGGVLTAILSPEPPTLNVAVQQVASTQLVAGKIFESLLTYSFDLKPQPGLARSWEVSPDRLTYTFHLQPQVQWHDGKPFSSDDVVFTYTKVLANTPRTRTLMANVQEISAPDADTVVFKLKQPYSAFLYAFDIGGGAILPKHLYDVDTPIGQNPNNNAPIGTGPFKFKRWERGSYIELVKNEHYWKAGRPYLDGITYRVIPDSASRRVALEQGTVMQAWLQDIEPVDLARVVKLPNITQTHKGYEYWSTMQWIELNGGRAPFSDKRFRQALMYGINRQFIADKIMFGTGTVATGPIHHNTRFYDANVKSYPYDPKQAIALLDEMGLKPDAKGVRATIGLIPLPYGEMQRRVAEYIKQNLAKIGVAVTLENTDVGGWTSRVGNWDFDMGANGVFQYGDPAIGVSRTYLGSNIKKGLMFTNTSQYNNPKVDALFNAAATAATDEERQKLYSEVQRILVDDVPVLWLADTNYSTLLNKRVHDAVTTALGVVDTQSDAWLSKE; this is translated from the coding sequence ATGACTTTTTTCTTCGCCCGACGCGTCCTGGCGCGCTGCGCCCTGGCCGCGGCCAGCCTGCTGCCCTTTGCCGCCTCTCCGTCGCATGCCGCCGAAACCCCGCAATATGGCGGGGTGTTGACGGCCATCCTGAGCCCCGAGCCGCCGACCCTGAACGTGGCGGTGCAGCAGGTTGCCAGCACGCAGTTGGTGGCCGGCAAGATCTTCGAGAGCCTGTTGACGTATTCCTTCGACCTCAAGCCCCAGCCCGGCCTGGCGCGGTCGTGGGAGGTGTCGCCGGATCGCCTGACCTACACCTTCCATCTGCAGCCGCAGGTGCAATGGCACGACGGCAAGCCGTTCTCGTCCGATGACGTGGTGTTCACCTACACCAAAGTGCTGGCCAACACGCCGCGCACGCGCACCTTGATGGCCAATGTGCAGGAGATCTCGGCCCCGGACGCCGACACCGTGGTGTTCAAGCTGAAGCAGCCGTACTCGGCCTTCCTGTACGCGTTCGACATCGGCGGCGGGGCGATCCTGCCCAAGCACCTGTACGACGTCGATACGCCGATCGGGCAGAACCCGAACAACAATGCGCCGATCGGCACCGGACCGTTCAAGTTCAAGCGTTGGGAACGCGGGTCGTATATCGAGCTGGTCAAGAACGAACACTACTGGAAGGCGGGGCGTCCCTATCTGGACGGCATCACCTATCGCGTGATTCCCGATTCCGCCTCGCGCCGCGTGGCGCTGGAGCAGGGCACCGTGATGCAGGCCTGGCTGCAGGACATCGAGCCGGTGGACCTGGCGCGGGTGGTCAAGCTGCCCAACATCACCCAGACCCACAAGGGTTATGAATATTGGTCGACCATGCAATGGATCGAGTTGAATGGCGGCCGTGCGCCCTTTTCGGACAAGCGCTTCCGCCAGGCGCTGATGTACGGCATCAATCGCCAGTTCATCGCTGACAAGATCATGTTCGGCACGGGCACGGTCGCCACCGGCCCCATCCACCACAACACGCGGTTCTATGACGCCAACGTCAAGTCCTATCCCTACGATCCGAAGCAGGCCATCGCCCTGCTCGACGAGATGGGCCTGAAGCCGGACGCCAAGGGCGTGCGCGCCACGATCGGCCTGATTCCACTGCCTTACGGCGAGATGCAGCGCCGCGTGGCCGAGTACATCAAGCAGAACCTGGCCAAGATCGGCGTGGCCGTGACGCTGGAGAACACCGACGTCGGCGGCTGGACCAGCCGCGTGGGCAACTGGGATTTCGATATGGGCGCGAACGGCGTGTTCCAGTACGGTGATCCGGCCATCGGCGTGTCCCGCACCTACCTGGGCAGCAACATCAAGAAGGGGCTGATGTTCACCAACACGTCGCAGTACAACAATCCGAAGGTCGATGCGCTGTTCAACGCCGCCGCCACCGCCGCCACCGACGAAGAACGCCAGAAACTCTATAGCGAGGTGCAGCGCATCCTGGTGGACGACGTGCCGGTGCTGTGGCTGGCCGACACCAACTACTCGACCCTGCTGAACAAGCGCGTGCATGACGCCGTGACCACCGCGCTCGGCGTGGTGGACACGCAGAGCGACGCCTGGCTGTCCAAAGAATGA
- a CDS encoding SMP-30/gluconolactonase/LRE family protein, with translation MPKRELSVLVSGYTFLEGLRWHEGRLWASDFYTGKVIAADLQGRAEVICRVLEQPSGLGWLPDGRLLISSMKDRKLLRREADGRLVPHADLWALTGGPINDLVVDAQGRAYVGNFGFDLMAGQPFATTTLVRVDPDGVAQVVADGLWFPNGSFISPDGKTLIVNETFGNRISEFDILPDGALGPRRDWAHFGALPDSDDLAVLIAASAIGPDGGALDAEGALWVADAIGKRIVRMARGGRILEQIDTGELGIFAAALGGPDGRTLFMAAAPDFIEANRRAKPEGRILVTEVDVPHAGRP, from the coding sequence ATGCCGAAACGCGAATTGTCCGTGCTGGTGTCGGGGTACACGTTCCTGGAGGGCCTGCGCTGGCACGAGGGGCGCCTGTGGGCGTCCGATTTCTATACGGGCAAGGTGATCGCCGCCGACCTGCAGGGGCGGGCCGAGGTGATCTGCCGGGTGCTGGAGCAGCCCTCGGGCCTGGGCTGGCTGCCCGACGGGCGGCTGCTGATCTCTTCCATGAAAGACCGCAAGCTGCTGCGCCGTGAGGCGGATGGCCGGCTGGTGCCGCACGCGGACCTGTGGGCGCTGACCGGCGGCCCGATCAACGACCTGGTGGTCGACGCCCAGGGCCGCGCCTATGTCGGAAACTTCGGTTTCGACCTGATGGCGGGCCAACCCTTCGCCACCACCACCCTGGTGCGGGTGGACCCGGACGGGGTGGCGCAGGTGGTGGCGGACGGGCTGTGGTTTCCCAACGGCTCGTTCATCAGCCCCGACGGCAAGACCCTGATCGTCAACGAGACCTTCGGCAACCGCATCTCGGAATTCGACATCCTGCCCGACGGCGCCCTGGGACCGCGGCGCGACTGGGCCCACTTCGGCGCCCTGCCGGACTCCGATGACCTGGCGGTGCTGATCGCGGCGTCGGCCATCGGCCCGGACGGCGGCGCGCTGGACGCCGAGGGCGCGCTGTGGGTGGCCGACGCCATCGGCAAGCGCATCGTGCGGATGGCTCGCGGCGGCCGGATCCTGGAACAGATCGATACCGGCGAGCTGGGCATCTTCGCCGCCGCCCTGGGCGGACCGGACGGTAGAACGCTGTTCATGGCGGCGGCGCCCGATTTCATCGAGGCCAACCGCCGCGCCAAGCCGGAAGGGCGGATCCTGGTGACCGAGGTGGATGTGCCGCACGCGGGACGGCCGTAG
- a CDS encoding alpha-D-ribose 1-methylphosphonate 5-triphosphate diphosphatase, producing MTSTYLTHARVVLPDRVLEDSAVLIEDGVIAAIAPDGAAADQEIDLRGLTLVPGLVDLHCDAIEKEAEPRSRVLFPLDFAVAQVDRRNAAAGITTPYHALSFANSEWGVRNNETAAQVVRGVRAFRPHSLVDNRVHCRYEVTDATSVPVLRQLMDEGAVDLLSVMDHSPGQGQFKTLESYLQYMIGNHAMSREQAEEAAHAKTRAKDGAVQRVETLLAHARERGIPTASHDDDSIHRIATMRNLGVAMSEFPITLDTARAAVSCGLPTILGAPNVLRGKSQSGSMRAIDAIRAGVASCLCSDYQPSTLIAAAFAVAAQSDLTLPQALALVTANPADACGLSDRGRIAVGLRADLVAVAQVGALPLISYTWCAGRLVFSTHYPSARAPAPAAEARGLVAA from the coding sequence ATGACCAGCACTTACCTGACCCACGCCCGCGTCGTGTTGCCCGACCGTGTGCTGGAAGACAGTGCCGTCCTGATCGAGGACGGCGTCATCGCCGCCATCGCGCCCGACGGCGCGGCGGCGGATCAAGAGATCGACCTGCGCGGCCTGACGCTGGTGCCGGGCCTGGTCGACCTGCATTGCGACGCCATCGAGAAGGAAGCCGAGCCGCGCTCGCGTGTGCTGTTTCCGCTGGACTTCGCGGTGGCGCAGGTGGATCGCCGCAACGCCGCCGCCGGCATCACCACGCCGTACCACGCGCTGTCGTTCGCCAACAGCGAATGGGGCGTGCGCAACAACGAGACCGCCGCCCAGGTGGTGCGCGGGGTGCGCGCCTTCCGCCCGCACAGCCTGGTCGACAACCGCGTGCACTGCCGCTACGAAGTCACCGACGCCACCTCGGTGCCGGTGCTGCGGCAGCTGATGGACGAGGGCGCGGTGGACCTGCTGTCGGTGATGGACCACTCGCCGGGCCAGGGCCAGTTCAAGACGCTGGAGTCGTACCTGCAGTACATGATCGGCAACCATGCCATGAGCCGCGAGCAGGCCGAAGAGGCCGCGCACGCCAAGACTCGCGCCAAGGACGGCGCGGTGCAACGGGTCGAGACGCTGTTGGCGCATGCGCGGGAACGCGGCATCCCCACCGCCAGTCATGACGACGATTCGATCCACCGCATCGCCACCATGCGCAACCTGGGCGTGGCGATGAGCGAATTCCCGATCACGCTGGACACTGCCCGCGCCGCCGTCTCCTGCGGCCTGCCCACCATCCTGGGCGCGCCCAACGTGCTGCGCGGCAAGAGCCAGAGCGGCTCGATGCGCGCCATCGACGCGATCCGCGCCGGGGTGGCGAGCTGCCTGTGCTCGGACTACCAGCCTTCGACCCTGATCGCCGCGGCCTTCGCGGTGGCGGCGCAGAGCGACCTGACGCTGCCGCAGGCGCTGGCGCTGGTCACCGCCAATCCGGCCGACGCCTGCGGCCTGTCGGACCGCGGCCGCATCGCGGTGGGCCTGCGCGCCGACCTGGTGGCGGTGGCGCAGGTGGGCGCGCTGCCGCTCATCAGCTACACCTGGTGCGCCGGCCGGCTGGTGTTCTCGACCCACTATCCGTCCGCCCGCGCGCCGGCGCCGGCCGCCGAGGCGCGCGGCTTGGTGGCGGCCTGA
- the phnL gene encoding phosphonate C-P lyase system protein PhnL: MTVANPMIEVRGLGKMFTLHNQGGIRLPVLEAVDFDAAAGDCLVLAGPSGTGKSTLLRCLYGNYLATEGSIRVRAGDDWVELVGAPEQRILALRREVIGYVSQFLRVIPRVSALDVVAEPLRMAGVEADEARERAAAMLRRLNVPPRLWGLAPATFSGGEQQRVNIARGFIARHPILLLDEPTASLDPDNRAVVVELIREARAAGRCLLGIFHDEEVRDAVASRVLALRPAQAAVELE, from the coding sequence ATGACTGTCGCGAATCCCATGATCGAGGTGCGGGGCCTCGGAAAGATGTTCACCCTGCACAACCAGGGCGGCATCCGGCTGCCGGTGCTGGAGGCGGTCGACTTCGACGCCGCCGCCGGCGACTGCCTGGTGCTGGCGGGCCCGTCGGGCACCGGCAAGAGCACCCTGTTGCGCTGCCTGTATGGCAACTACCTGGCCACCGAGGGCAGCATCCGCGTGCGCGCCGGCGACGACTGGGTCGAGCTGGTCGGCGCGCCCGAGCAGCGCATCCTGGCGTTGCGGCGCGAAGTCATCGGCTACGTCAGCCAGTTCCTGCGGGTGATCCCGCGCGTGTCGGCGCTGGACGTGGTGGCCGAGCCGCTGCGCATGGCCGGCGTCGAGGCGGACGAAGCGCGCGAGCGCGCCGCCGCCATGCTGCGCCGCCTGAACGTGCCGCCGCGGCTGTGGGGGCTGGCGCCGGCCACCTTCTCGGGCGGCGAGCAGCAGCGCGTCAACATCGCCCGCGGCTTCATCGCGCGCCATCCCATCCTGCTGCTGGACGAACCGACCGCATCGCTGGATCCGGACAACCGCGCCGTGGTGGTGGAACTGATCCGCGAAGCGCGCGCCGCCGGCCGCTGCCTGCTGGGCATTTTCCACGATGAAGAAGTGCGCGACGCGGTGGCGTCGCGGGTCCTGGCCCTGCGCCCCGCGCAGGCCGCCGTCGAATTGGAGTGA
- a CDS encoding ArgE/DapE family deacylase, protein MTAVAAASLSQDQIAGAVGRLRQYMTDTLTGFVQCRSLPGEEMSAARFLEDALAQLGLASERIALRTEELKNLPLYSPACCPDGGRYNVLARHEPRAAGGRAVLFNGHLDVVPTGPHELWDPAPFDGELRDGWLYGRGAGDMKAGIICALAAFKALQDLGVQPAGAVGFNGVLEEENTGNGTLATVSALQSAIAAAKLSAFDAVVIPEPTHERMMSAQLGVFWMYVDIVGRPAHAAYMTTGVNPVETGLRIVDAMKRLEHEWNLPENRHPAYREHAHPINFNLGQIHAGDWNSSVPSVCTLGMRIACYPDMSIETAKQRVLACIREVEAGLADSDVRIDIRYEGFHAPGCEYDLEVPAMQLLADAHRRVTGELPQPTALTATTDGRHFRLMMDVPVTCYGPQVKNVHGFNECVSVDSMVRVATSLALFINDWCGVEPRQA, encoded by the coding sequence ATGACCGCCGTCGCAGCAGCCAGCCTGAGTCAGGACCAGATCGCCGGAGCCGTGGGCAGGCTTCGCCAGTACATGACCGACACGCTGACGGGATTCGTGCAGTGCCGCAGCCTGCCCGGCGAGGAAATGTCGGCCGCCCGCTTCCTGGAAGACGCGCTGGCGCAGCTGGGGCTGGCGTCCGAGCGCATCGCGTTGCGGACCGAGGAATTGAAGAACCTGCCGCTGTACTCGCCGGCCTGCTGCCCCGACGGCGGCCGCTACAACGTGCTGGCGCGCCATGAGCCGCGCGCCGCGGGCGGACGCGCCGTGCTTTTCAATGGCCACCTGGACGTCGTGCCGACCGGTCCGCATGAACTGTGGGACCCGGCGCCGTTCGACGGCGAATTACGTGACGGCTGGCTGTACGGCCGAGGCGCGGGCGACATGAAGGCCGGCATCATCTGCGCGCTGGCGGCATTCAAGGCCCTGCAGGACCTGGGCGTGCAACCCGCCGGCGCCGTAGGCTTCAACGGCGTGCTTGAAGAGGAGAACACCGGCAACGGCACCCTGGCCACGGTTTCCGCGCTGCAGAGCGCGATCGCCGCAGCCAAGCTCAGCGCCTTCGACGCGGTCGTCATTCCCGAGCCCACGCATGAGCGCATGATGAGCGCCCAGCTCGGCGTGTTCTGGATGTACGTGGACATCGTGGGCCGGCCCGCACATGCCGCCTACATGACCACGGGTGTCAATCCGGTCGAGACTGGCTTGCGGATTGTCGACGCGATGAAACGGCTCGAACACGAATGGAACCTGCCGGAGAATCGGCATCCGGCCTATCGCGAACATGCGCACCCCATCAACTTCAATCTCGGCCAGATCCACGCCGGCGACTGGAATTCGTCGGTGCCCAGCGTGTGCACGCTGGGCATGCGCATCGCCTGCTACCCCGATATGTCGATCGAGACCGCCAAGCAGCGGGTGCTGGCGTGCATCCGCGAGGTCGAGGCCGGACTGGCCGACAGCGACGTGCGCATCGACATCCGCTACGAAGGTTTCCACGCGCCAGGTTGCGAGTACGACCTGGAGGTGCCCGCGATGCAATTGCTGGCCGACGCCCACCGCCGCGTGACTGGTGAACTGCCCCAGCCCACGGCGCTGACCGCGACCACCGATGGCCGCCATTTCCGCCTGATGATGGACGTGCCGGTCACCTGCTACGGCCCCCAGGTGAAAAACGTGCACGGTTTCAACGAATGCGTGTCGGTGGACAGCATGGTGCGCGTCGCCACCTCGCTGGCGCTCTTCATCAACGACTGGTGCGGCGTCGAGCCGCGGCAAGCCTGA
- a CDS encoding dicarboxylate/amino acid:cation symporter, with protein MNTKKLTRYIGIAMVLGVVVGYFCNKYAQNAQEAKEIASYFSLITDIFLRMIKMIIAPLVFATLVSGLASMSDASAVGRIGLRAMFWFIAASAISLLLGLALVNIFQPGAHLNLALPDAAATAGLKTGDFTLKAFIAHVFPKSIAEAMANNEILQILVFSLFFGAALSFVRGKGHNTIYNMIDELAKIMFRVTDYVMRFAPLGVFAAMAAAITTEGLGVLVSYGKLIGEFYLGLALLWAILFGVGYLFLGRSTFRLGGLIKEPTLLAFSTASSESAYPKTIEALERFGVSKRISGFVLPLGYSFNLDGSMMYQSFAVLFIAQAYNIEMSFSQQLTLLLVLMVTSKGMAGVARASLVVVAATLPMFHLPEAGLLLIMGIDQFFDMGRTATNVVGNSLATAVIAKMEGNEEDLAPKADNAQPATRDA; from the coding sequence ATGAATACTAAGAAGCTGACGCGTTACATCGGCATCGCCATGGTGCTGGGCGTCGTGGTGGGTTATTTCTGCAACAAGTATGCGCAGAACGCGCAAGAGGCCAAGGAAATCGCCTCGTACTTCAGCCTGATCACCGACATCTTCCTGCGCATGATCAAGATGATCATCGCGCCCCTGGTATTCGCCACCCTGGTGTCCGGCCTGGCCAGCATGAGCGACGCCAGCGCCGTCGGCCGCATCGGCCTGCGCGCCATGTTCTGGTTCATCGCCGCCTCGGCCATCTCGCTGCTGCTGGGCCTGGCGCTAGTCAACATCTTCCAGCCCGGCGCGCACCTGAACCTGGCGCTGCCCGACGCGGCCGCCACCGCCGGCCTGAAGACCGGCGACTTCACCCTCAAGGCCTTCATCGCGCACGTGTTCCCCAAGAGCATCGCCGAAGCCATGGCCAACAACGAGATCCTGCAGATCCTGGTGTTCTCGCTGTTCTTCGGCGCGGCGTTGTCATTCGTCCGCGGCAAGGGCCACAACACCATCTACAACATGATCGACGAGCTGGCCAAGATCATGTTCCGCGTCACCGACTACGTGATGCGCTTCGCGCCGCTGGGCGTGTTCGCCGCCATGGCCGCCGCCATCACCACCGAGGGCCTGGGCGTGCTGGTCAGCTACGGCAAGCTGATCGGCGAGTTCTACCTGGGCCTGGCGCTGCTGTGGGCCATCCTGTTCGGCGTGGGCTACCTGTTCCTGGGCCGTTCGACCTTCCGCCTGGGCGGCCTGATCAAGGAACCGACCCTGCTGGCCTTCTCGACCGCCAGCAGCGAATCGGCCTACCCCAAGACCATCGAGGCGCTGGAGCGTTTCGGCGTGTCCAAGCGCATCTCGGGCTTCGTGCTGCCGCTGGGCTACTCGTTCAACCTGGACGGCTCGATGATGTACCAGTCGTTCGCGGTGCTGTTCATCGCGCAGGCCTACAACATCGAGATGAGCTTCTCGCAGCAGCTGACGCTGCTGCTGGTGCTGATGGTGACCAGCAAGGGCATGGCCGGCGTGGCGCGCGCTTCGCTGGTGGTGGTGGCCGCGACGCTGCCGATGTTCCACCTGCCCGAGGCCGGCCTGCTGCTCATCATGGGCATCGACCAGTTCTTCGACATGGGCCGCACCGCCACCAACGTGGTCGGCAACAGCCTGGCCACCGCCGTCATCGCCAAGATGGAAGGCAACGAAGAGGACCTGGCGCCCAAGGCCGACAACGCCCAGCCGGCGACCCGCGACGCCTGA